Within Paramormyrops kingsleyae isolate MSU_618 chromosome 24, PKINGS_0.4, whole genome shotgun sequence, the genomic segment GTCTCATTATGGTTCATTGGCTGCAGACCAACAAAAACAGCACTGTAAAAAGCAATTAGTTTTGAGAAATAAGGCGGTACAACACTTTAGCTCCCAGTGAAGAATAATTATACTGGCTTCCTGATCTATTTTTCAGAGGCAGACAAAGTTATATCTATGAACCAGGGTGACCAACTCTGGCCCTTCTGTATTTACAGCACCACATGATGTTAATTATAGTATAATAAATTACATCCAGAGAGCTTTAAAAAATACCAGCACTCAAGATTGCTGGGTATGCGAATGGCTGCACATATAGGTGCTGGCCCCATTAGCAAGCCCTTCTGGTTTGATAACAGTGAAAAAGCCGGCTTGCTCTGGGAGTTGCGCTCCATCAGATCTATTTTTGTGGAGTATTCCTGTCAAAACTCAACATCGATCTCAATGTGGCATCCTTCCAGCTAACCAGCACAGTAAGAATGGTGACCTGGACCAGCAAAGGCGGCATCATCAGTGTAAACCGAAGGGTTACTCGGTCCATcctcctgcccctccccctcataCGCCCCTTCTTCCTCACTCGACAGGTACCCCGTTAGTGTCAGTGcacttttttttaaagctgagCGAGAACCAGAAACACCATTCACATCAAGGTATAAACGAGATAGGATCTGTGGTGGGTGAATTAGCAAGTAACATGTGACCTTTTTCCTATAAACACGGCATTGTAACACTGTAGAGGACAGTCCGGAAAAGCGGACACAGCCCAAGGTCCGGCTTTAGCAAAAGCAGGTGGGTCAGTCATCTTTTGGGTCCTGGTTGGCAGAGCGGCATCACTGACAGCTGAGATTTGGATTGGATGCTCGAACATTAGGGGACAACAAGCAAAGAGGTCATGCCAGGGTGCTGTGACCAGAGGTGACATTAcaggtgcagaaagtaaaaatccagagcaagattttgttttagCCAATCAGTTGAGCATAAACACTTGCAGTCACagactggttggttgaagcaaaatcttagtctggatttttactttctggaccttaAATATCCACCTCTGGCTGTAACCAAAGACCTACCTGTAGCCTCTACCATACCCTCCAGGATGACCACCATCTCAAACTCTTCCTTCTCCATCCGTGCCTGGCTCCACTCCCAGAACGGGCTGCGCTCGTTGATTTCGTGGGCAATGGTAAGTGGTGACACGAGGAAGAGGCGGTCGTCTCCCGTGTCGAAACCCACGTTGATGTCGGTCTGGTTGAGTGGGATGAACTCACCCTCCTTGGTCTGCTGCGAGCGGATGAGCTTGGCCCGGATGGAAGCCTCCACGATGTGCGAGTTGCGCAGGTCGCCCACGCGGAACATGAGGCAGAGCCGCCCATCCCGCACCGACACCACAGCCTTGTGTGAGAACACCAATGTCTCCGCCCGCTTTTTGGGCTGGGAGATTTTGACAAACATGCAGCCCACCATCAGGGCATTAACAATGGATCCCAGGATGGCCTGGAGGAGCAGAAGGATGATCCCTTCTGGGCATTTGTCGGTGATGACACGGTGACCATATCCTATGGTGGTCTCCGTCTCGATGGAGAAGAGGAACGCCGACACAAAGCTGTTGAGATTTTCCACGCAAGGCGTCCAGCTCTCCTCGCCAAGGTGGCCTAGGTCACCACGTGCATAAGCGATGAGCCACCAAAGCAGCCCAAAGAAGAGCCAGGTCACGCAGTAGACCAAGGTGAAGACCAGCAGGCTGAAGTGCCACTCGAGGTCCACGAGTGTGGTGAAGAGGTCGCTGAGGTAACGGTAAGTCTCCTGCACGTTGCCGTGGTGCACGTTGCACTTGCCGTCCTTCTGAACGTAGCGCTGCCGGGGCTTCTTGGCGCTCTCGGAGACCAGGCACATGCGATCCGTGCAGATGGGGATCTCTCTCACAGGCTTTGGGAGCTTCTTCACCTGGGGGCCAAGTGAAGGTACTGAGAAAATCTCTATGTGAGATACAGCCATTGGCACATCACTGGAAACAGACTGTTGGTGAGACTGACACTCACAATGTAACCCAATCTGATTCTGGGctaatgctaacatttttttttcccagtcatACTGTGACAGGGCAGTGAGGTGTGGCTGTCGGGTAAAAGGGACTTGGTGATTGGTCAGTTAGCATGAGATCAGCATTGAGGGGTTGCCAGGACCTGGTGTGTGGAGAGCGAAGCTGAGATGATCCTCACCTTGGTAGACAGCACTCCTATCTCCAAGTCATGGTCCGTGTACGCCCGCGAGTCTCCAGCCATCCTCAGTGCGATTTGGTCACCTGgaacggggggagggggggggggggcaaagggtCTGAGGACCGTTTTACTGAGATGTAATGTTTAACTCAGGGCCGTCAATAAGGGGCAAGGAAGGGTTAGACTTTCAGAGGTCCAGACGTTAGGGGTGGCCCAGctcagcaaattttatcatcAACAGACACCCCCCAcaaatttttttgttgttaagtGTCTGCTATTGACTTACAGTAAATTCTTCTTTGAAAAAATTCTCTAAAAACTGGCCTGCATGCCTTTTAAGTCTCTTCCCCTGCATCTTCCCTGGGAGGCGCTTTTTCACGTTGGCGCTGATGCTTTGGGATGAGAACAAGTGCACCAGGAAATGCCCCCATGTGCGAGTGAGCACCCCACACTGGCGAGCTCACTGTTTTTCAAATGCTTTCTGGCAAACGTAACGTCTCCCGGCCCTGGAGCAGTGCCGTGTGGACGCCGCATCTGCTGCACTTTTGGGATCGCATGTCTTCTCCCACGAGCAATAAGGACCTTCAGTCTGGCACAGCCATGGCGGAGATATAAGGCCTGGAGCAGCCCAGAGTGGGTGGGACCCATGTGTGCCGCCAATCACTGCCGGTAACTATGGCAGCTGGTAATTGACAGCCATGATAAACCAGCCCACTGTGGTCTTTGATGttttatatcagtgtttcccaacccagtccccAGGGACCCACAGGTCCATGATTTTGTTCCCttcgagctccctgccagacagtccacactttTTTTGAACCAGAGTGCCTTCTTAGTGTTCAGTCTATCTGTCCAGCTCTTTAGGACCTTAACACTATACACAGTGTAACCCATCCTGACTCTGGGTTAAagttaatgtttgtttttccattCATACTGTAAAGGAGCAGTCAGGCGTGACTGTTGGGTAATAGGACCTTGGTGGTGAATGCTGGGTCAATTAGCATGAAATTAGCATGAAATTAGCATGGCAGCAAAAAGCGCTACCAGCTCGAATCCCATTAGGGTCTCCGTTGTTATACCCTAGAACCACATATCTACTCAGAGCTGCCTTGATGAAGTTCATTCAGACTGTCACTAGGCGTTTAAAGGGCCTGGGGCACCATgtcacagagccccccccctcccccccaggaaGGGGTGCTTACGCGTATGAGCCCCCTCTCAAACTCCCAGCTGGGGGTTTTAGCAAAGCTGGTAACTTCGCATAAATCTGTCTGCTGGTGCAAAGATCATAAACGTCACCTGACCATGTGCCCTGACAGACCCACAGCTGTTTGCTGATGGTCTCAGTATCGCTTCAGCTTTTCCCCCAGGCGTGCCGTTCCTGAGCCGGACCTGAGCCCTGGAAGGAGCACATCTGTCTCCTGGGGGCAGTGAGAGAATTTCTGTGGCGTCTGTTACCGTCAGACATGCTGCACTTGCAGGAGCgcagcacagacacatgcagaggGTCGCTCCCACCTGAGGTACTGCGCTGTCCCTTTAAACATGAGTCTCCAGcccccagcacacacacacacacagagcctggGTGGGCGAAACACAACCGGGACTCTGTAGACAAGTAGATCCATGCTGCTGTGCTCCGGAGTGTGGGCATCATGCCTGGAATTCAGTCCAAAAGATTCATAGTTCGCAGCTCTGCAGACCCTTCCACACTCAcgctcacactcactcactcattcacaTTTAGTTGAAAACCTGTCGGGACAGTAACTGTAGGTAGCTGAGATCACATCAGCCAATCACACCCAGCAAATGGGGGGGACTGGGTGATCTGGCTGTGGCAACTGGGTTTACTCCCGCACCCCGTCCCAGCTCCGAACTGTCCCCCAATGGGTCCTACCTGTGGTTCCTGACAGACTGGACCTCCTGGTACCTGCTGTGCCTGCCCTGTTTCTGGATCAGAGCCGCTCCGCCTCGGAGGGATCGCGATGTCCTGCTCTTGGAGTTGATGTTCCTGCACGGTCCCTCTTCTGTTCCCTCCCGTCCATCACTGGCTGCATCCCTGAGCCAGCCAGCCAGCGTGTAAACGTGTGAGTGAGTACTCGTGCCTCTTCGGCTGCCTGCTTCTGTCTGTGTTCAGCCCTAATCGCAGGTCCTGTTGATTCgcggtgtctgtgtgtggggggagacACTGTGTGTCAGCTCCGCTCTCCATATTCAACTCAACcccgcatgtgtgtgtgtgtgtgtgtgtgtgtgtgtgtgtgtgcgcgagctAGATTGTGAGCCTCCTGTTCCTCCTCTTCAATGTATCCCAGCAGGGGAGTCAGTTTAAGCCCATGTGCATTGTGGGTAGGCGGCTGCTCCTCCTTGTGCCCATCCTCCAACAGCTGAACTAAGACCTAAGAACTAAGGTGCTAGCTGAAGACCTAGCACCCCGTAAGATATCTGGTAACGTGCCTCCCAAAGTCTGTGTTATGAAATGACCAGAATGGTTCTGAGTCCCACACCAAACCTTTCAAGCCCAATAGTTCACGTTCTGCTGCTAAAGCAGGATGCTGACAAGCACCCATATATATCCATGGTCAAGGCTGTGGGAAgcctggggtacagcctggacaggaccAGTTAGGTACCACTTAACCTTTTTGTGcgtctttggactgtgagaggagACCCTGAAGAAACCagcctgacacggggagaatatgcaaaccccacacatgGCGGAGGCGagattcgaacccccaaccccGGAAGCATGACGCAATAGTGCTACTGCTGATGTTCAAAGCAGCTAAAATTTGACAGGAGCTGTGGACAGAGGGGGCTGGCGATTCCTGAATTGTGTTGCGGTCCATCTCTCCTGTAGAACGGGCTCCGAAGGTTTGATCATGGACAAGGGTCCACGTAACTGGAGACGCAGCTGCTGACTCATTTCAATGTGATTTAAAGCACCACGGCTTGCGACGGGGTGAGTGAGGTTATAAGACAGTATGACGCAGCTGGTTTCACCGTGCCATGATCCTGCAGGGGATGCAGTGGGCAGGAAAAAGGCCTCGTCATGTGACTATTACAGTCACGTGACTGCAAATATCATGTGACTAAAGGTTCTCTTTACAGGCGTTAATTGAGTGCCAATCCAGGACCACAtgtgtgcaccccccccccccccccagcagaactTCCTTTATCTCTTTCGGGGCCTTAGCTGAGCTTTCTCTCAGTAGAGTTTGAAAGAACAGGATGTTCTTTAGAAATCGGTGAACTCTGTTTACTTGGCAAAAGCAGCACACTTCTGAGCATGATACCTTGCAGGCAGGGACATACGGGTCTGCGTGAGTCAATATACCTCAGTGTTACAAAGTGTGATATCATCGTGTCCATCCTGTCGCTAATACACGCCGTAACTGGACTACTTAAGGATGCGGTGTGGGGATTACAAGTATTAAGCTTCTGGTTACCGCAGGCTTGTAAATCGTGCACTGTCAACCTTGAGGAACACGAGATTTTATCTTCTGATGCCACGCCTCCATTGATCAGACAGCTACTCTCCCGTAATCCACCAGGAAGCTAAAAGAACAAGTTTCCAGATGATGCACATTTCTCACATGCTACGCGGTTGATACTGAGGCAGGGAGGCGTGGCGAAGAGAAAGGTTTCACTTTCAGAGCATGTTACAGTATCTCCCTGCCCAGCTTTCCTGTGAAAGGAGCCCTGAAAGATGGCCAACGAGGAAGAGAGGGACGACGGTGACAAAGGAGCCTAAAGGAATCCTGCAGCCGTGATTCCAGACTAATCCTCCCTGGCACAGTGCCCACTGCATCCCTGAGCACCGGGCCTCTTGCTGCCAGGGGACAGTGCAGTTAAGGAGCCATTCAGCTCGCCGGGATGGTATGGGCTCGAATCCCAAGAAGGCAGCTGTCGTTAGCTAACTGGACGCAACTAAATATATTACTTTATTAAGATGATGATAGACTATATATTGATAATAATAAAGCTGTCATCCATACTGCATTTTAGATTctataccttcataatgccttatAGTGGTCAGTATAAGGATTATGGAAGctatgtactgcattatgaaggtaaatataatgcattacagatgaaaacttcataaagcattcataatgaataataaatatgccTATAATGTGTTGTGCCCTTTCATACATATTTATAGGTATGTTTTCCAAATGTCTTTGTAATGTAAGCAAAAGGGCAAAGAGCATCATCAGATGTACAAATatgctggtcacatgacattgTTAAATTGTTAAGAGGCCATTTTACTATAAGCACGTTTGACAGACCCCTGTACACATCAAGGCAGTGCAGTACATAATCCTGTTTAAGGGCGGTGTGGTGGCTCTgaggttagggctctgtgccaACAGTCGGAATGTCtccagttcaaatcccgtgaatgCCATGAGTAattctactctgttgggcccttgagcgaggcccttaacctgtaATTTCTTTGTTCTGGGTATGATGCTAACCTACTTCCAGCCCTGTAAGTAGGTCCTCcaaaaatttgggggttggtgacTGAATTGACACTAGAAAAAACTCCCCAACtagaaaaaactcacactgctCCATTCCATCTGAACTAGTATGATGCTGACATATTGCATGGCTGCACttgggttctcatccctgagtgCTTTGTCATGTAGTGGCAACATGCTGTAATCAGTGTGCGCTCCTTACTTCTCTCATAGTCacgtttataatgcattataatgtgttataaatGCGCTCAtcgattcttatagacatggcattcataggaAGTGTTACCATAATAGTAATGATCTATTAGAGTGTCCacaaatgtttaaaaaagaCGCAGGATTTATAATCTTATGCTATGGGAAATGATCAACCTTCACAGAATTTGACCATCAGGCAAGCAGTAGGACCTGACCAGGCAGTCGACGTGGACCTTCTCTGTAGAGCACTGACTACCGAACCAGCACAGACATCTTTGTATTTAAGATCCACTTACAAGAAACTATCAGAGTGGAGCAGCTTCATTGCTTAAACACGTTTGTTAAACCAGAATGGAAGCTGAGGACCTCATAGCTGCAATGATGGAAAACTAAAACCTCAATGTAGGAGTGTTTGGGTTGCTCAGCATGTGTTTGGTGAGCAAACACAGGTTAGCCACTGCTATGGGCTGTTAATGTCACTAGCTGTCAATTCACTTCTAGGACAGTAAACAGAGAGAGCCTGCGTTTGAAACGCGTGCAGACCAGCTTGGCTGCATCTAGTGTAGGCAGGCAGCTCTGCGGTAACAAGTTCCTGTAGTGCTTTAAATTATTTATACAGCTGGGTATTTCACCTCAAGAGATCTGTAGGGCCCTTCCTGAGAGCAGGGGGGTGATTCTTCGTACGTGGATTAAAATATCCTAGATCAGAGGCCTCATCCTGCATCATCTAATCGTGGATATGTTTATCCGGCTGTTTCAGTTCTTCGAAGACACAGGAGACTTGGAATAGCGAAGTTGGATTAAATGATCTGAGAAAACTGCACGCTTCTGTGGACACTGACTAGGATAAATATTGTATATCGACACTCGAAACCATGATCTGCAAATTGTGTGATTGACTGTCTAAGATGCCGAAAGCGAGGGTGAAATCTGTACGCATTTTTGGGGGCATTGCGGGCTTCGTAGGAATTGCGCTCTCGCTTTTACTGTACCATGTTGGGCACAtgatattttatatacatacatacatacagtgagggagataattatttgaccccctgTTGAATTACTAACTAGACCCGTTAATAAAGAAAATGAGAAGTCTGTAATTTcactggtaggtttattttaagaTAGAAGATAGATTTTcatcaaaacaaacaagaaaaaatcattatgtaacaggtacgaatcaatttgtcatttatttacagaaataattatttgatcccCAAGCCAGCAAGAAATTAGGTCAAGTACATGTGCACTAACACAACACAAGTAGTACTTAATTAAGTATTAACAGATACCAAGCCAGTATTGTcatttaatggcattacttTGTTAAACAGCATTCTTGGGTCACTAACCTGTCTACATCTTCAACCTTATCACCATGGGAAATAACAAAGAGCTGAGACAAGATTGTTGACCTTCACAAAGGTGGAATGGGCTACATGACCATCAGCGAGCAGCTTGGTGAGAAAGTGACAACTGTTGGAGCAATTATCCACAAATGGAAGAAAGACAAGATAATTGTCAATTACCCTTGGTCTGGGGCCCTAAGGAAGATCTCATCTCATGTGGCATCAGTGATCTTAGGGAACGGTGAGGGCTAACCCCAGAACTACACGGGAGGAGCTCGCTAATGatctcaaagcagcagggaccACAGTCAACAAGAAAACCATCAGTAACCGTTACGATTTTAAATCCTGCATTGCTTGCAAAGTACCCCTGTTCAAGAGGGCCCATGTTCAGGCCTGTCTGAAGTGTGCCAGTGAGCACCTGAATAATACCAATGAAGCTTGAAAGTATGtgatgtggtcagatgagaccaaaatagAGCTGTTTGGCATCAACTCTATTCTACCGCGTTTGGAGAAAAAAGAATGCTGACTGTAACCCCAGGAAAATCATCCCTACTGTCAAACACGGAGGTGGAAGCATTAtactttgggggtgtttttctgccaAGGGCACAGGACGGCTGCACCGCATCGAAGGAAAGATGGCCAGGGCCATGTACCATAAAATCTTGGAGGAGAACCTCCTTCCATCAGCCAGGGCACgaaaaatgcattgtgggtgggTCTTCCAGTGagacaatgaccctaagcatACGGCCAAGGCAACAAAGGAGAGATTCAAGAAGAAGCACATTAAGATCATGGAGTGCCCTAGTCAGTCTCCAGACTTTAATTCCATAGAAAACCTATGGAAGGAACTCAAGCTTTGTCTATCCAAGTGACAGCCTAAAAATCTTAAAGATTTGAAGGAGGTCTGCAAAGAGGGGTGTAAGAAAATTCCTGATGATCTGCATGCAATCCTGGTGACCAACTACAAGAAACGTTTGACAGCTGTGCTTCCAAACAATGGTTATTCCACCAAGTGCTAAAGCTTGTGTTCCaagggatcaaatacttatgACAGATTGGTTTGTAACTGTTACATGATTATATTTTCTTGCTTGTTTTCTATCTTTTgctgttaaaataaacatacCAGTGAAATCATAGACTTCTCATTTATATGTGAATGGGTCGACTTAAGAATTCAgcagggggtcaaataattatttccctcactctactatgtgtgtgtgtgtatatatatatatatatatatatatatatatatatatatatatatatatatatataaaatgaaaaatgaaacataTATGAGACATATCTGACAATCTGACATAGCTGTCAAGGAGCATATGCTGAAGGTTATTAAAGGAGCATATGCTGAAGGTTATTAATGATAACCCAATATACACTCAATTTGGAACACTGTTCTTATTTGCCAAATAATGTATACATAAATGTAACTCTAAACTCTAATGGTGTGAAacttttttctgcattttactGTAACAGTAACTACATGGACTTTCTAATATGTAATAACATGCTGTGAAGATATAGAGAGGTATTATgctatacacacaaacacacacacacacacacacagaggcaatTCTAGGGACACTGGGGGCCCTAGGGGGGCATCCAACTCCCTCTCCCCCACCATGGTAAAATTACTGTGAagtgtaaattaataatatctGCAAAGAGAAGTTAATAAACAAAAtacctttattttcacttttgtgaaaTGCACAAATAGATTTTTTATTGCAAGCAAATTTGTCGTTGCAAAGTACCATGTAATTGACTGCCCTCAGGGGGCCTCTTCTCAGCTTGGAGCCCCAGGCCATTGCCTGCCCTGGCTGTCCTgaggaagagagaaagagagagacagagagagatgctCTTCTTATTATGATCACACCAATCGGTTGCCCTCGTAAGTAAGGCGGGGCTGTGGTTGGACGGGTTTATTGAATGAGCACCTCTATTTATGTCAGTGATCTACTCTTGTTTACATTCAATAAACCTGCTCCAAGCAGGTCTGAGCTTACTGATTGGTTGCTGTAACAACTAATCCCTAAgctcaaaaacaaaaacaaagttcaACCTTACAAACAGGACGATGTGTTGTGACAAAACTGTATTTATGAAACGGAATCTTAAAAGTTGAAATTGATTGCACATCTCGCAGACTGTGGCAATGCATTCCAAAGTTTCAGCACTGCAACACTAAATACGCCACCCATGAAAGGCTACCTACACCTATAGGtactgggtatgatgttaaactGCATCCTGCTCTGCAAGTGGTCCTTCAACTTGCAGGGACAAATTTGGGAGTTGATAgtgggattggcactccagccactgtaaaAATTTCACCCAGTGCCGAAACGGCAGACAGGACTCCTTTCTGCTCTGTGACACACCATCTACggtctagtgacccacgtcTTGTTTACAGAGCATtacgcacatctgaatctgCTCCTCGGAGAGTTGCAATCAGGGCAGGTGAGGGAACAGTGCTTATGAAATACACTGTACTTGCGACCCTCAGGGCccggtgaacttctccaggctggtggtaaggctgtcctccttgCATTGCAGGCAATATTTACTTTCATTTGGAAGACGggcatcatcccaactgactgggaAAAAGGAGTTGTAGTCCTTATCTGGAAAGTGAATGGTGATCGGCTGGATTGTGGCAACTACTGAGGGATAACACTGTTCTCAGTGCTGgataaggtccttgctagggtcatcttCAACGGGATCCGTAATCACTTGCATGCCTACCAGCGACTGGAGCAGGCTGGTTTTACACCTAAGTCTACCATCGACCATATCCTGGCACTGAAGGTTCTCATAGTGTGCAAATGTGAATATTGGTAGAGTTTCTTTGTAGCCTTTGTTGATTTTCATAAAGGCTTCCACACAGTTGATCAAGCTGCCCTgagggacatcctgagacttcacAGGATCCCCCTGAAGCTGCTGGACGTCATGGtcggcctgtacactggtactgtgagggCTATGCAGGAGGGAGATCCTTtgcgttcttcccagttgattctggggttccccaggggtgtgttcttggtcctactctgttcaatgcttgtatggactgggtgttgggcagagTCGTGGGGACCAGCAGCTCTGGGGCGTCCGTTGGTGAGGAAAGAttcactgatcttgactttaCCGACAATGCTGTGACCTTTGCGGAGTCTATGTCCAGGGATTTCAAGAGACTGAGCGTCTGGGTTTGCAAGTATCATGGATCTAAACCAAGATgcaggcctttaatgacctctttGGCCAGctatcagtagtgtgtctgtctacGGGAAGAATGTCGACCTTGTCGAGAGATTCACC encodes:
- the LOC111850640 gene encoding G protein-activated inward rectifier potassium channel 4-like; amino-acid sequence: MAGDSRAYTDHDLEIGVLSTKVKKLPKPVREIPICTDRMCLVSESAKKPRQRYVQKDGKCNVHHGNVQETYRYLSDLFTTLVDLEWHFSLLVFTLVYCVTWLFFGLLWWLIAYARGDLGHLGEESWTPCVENLNSFVSAFLFSIETETTIGYGHRVITDKCPEGIILLLLQAILGSIVNALMVGCMFVKISQPKKRAETLVFSHKAVVSVRDGRLCLMFRVGDLRNSHIVEASIRAKLIRSQQTKEGEFIPLNQTDINVGFDTGDDRLFLVSPLTIAHEINERSPFWEWSQARMEKEEFEMVVILEGMVEATGMTCQARSSYLDTEVLWGYRFTPVLSLEQGFYEVDYTSFHEIYATDTPSCSAKELANGPRGPQTSPLLPRPDPAPRLHLRDLPMILEPLLLECDEEGEVEESNSPTGGVG